TTAAAGCGCGTGGCATTGAAGTAGTTTCCACGCGCGAACCAGGTGGTACAAGCCTGGGCGAAAAGCTACGTGAACTGCTGTTGCAAGAAGAGATGCAGCCAGAAACCGAAGCGCTATTGATGTTTGCAGCCAGGCAAGAACATCTGGCGCAGCTGATATTGCCAGCTTTAGCTCGTGGCGCTTATGTGGTCTCAGATAGGTTCACAGATGCCAGTTTTGCCTATCAGGCTGGGGGTCGTGGACTTGCCATTGAGAAGTTGCAAACCCTGGAGCATTGGGTACAAGCTGATTTACAGCCCGATTTAACCTTGTTATTCGATGTGCCAGTTGAGGTGAGTATCGCAAGATTGGCCACAGCAAGAGCACCTGACAAGTTTGAGCGTGAGTCAGCCGATTTTTTTACACGCATCCGCAATGCCTATCTCCAGCGCGCGGCCCAATACCCTGAACGTTTTGCAGTGATTAACGCCAACCGTAATATCGAAGATGTATGGCAATCGGTACACAATGTCATCACCACTATTTAGCCATGAGTTTACCTAATGACTCCTGAAAGTTTGTACCCTTGGCAATCGGCTTTATGGCAACAGTTGGCTGCCTCTCGCAATAAACTGCCTCACGCACTATTGCTGAAAGGGCAGGCGGGTTTGGGTAAGATGGATTTTGCTTTAGCGCTTAGCCAAGCTTTACTCTGTGAAACACCTAAGCCTGATGGCCATGCTTGTGGTCATTGTGCGAGTTGTGGCTGGTTCCTGCAGGGCAATCATCCAGACTATCGCTTGTTAACACCAGAACAAGCTGCGGACGATGAAGATGCTCCCGCTGCTAAAACGACTAAAACAAAGAAAACACAGATCCTGATTAACCAGGTGCGTGAACTTGGCAGTTTCTTTAGCCTTTCAAGCCATCGTGGAAGTGGATTACGCGTGGTATTGATACATCCCGCCGAGGCTCTGAATGATGCATCTGCCAATAGCCTGCTAAAAATGCTTGAAGAGCCGCCAGCAGACGTTATCTTTTTACTAGTGTCACATCAGCCACAGCGACTGATGGCCACCATCACGAGCCGTTGTCATAAAATTGATATGCCCAGCCCTAGCCACGAAGAAGCCGTTACATGGTTAACTGCGCAGGGCATCAAAGAGCCCACAGCAGTATTGGATTACGCTGGCGGTTCGCCACTAGCCGCAAAAAATAGCGTGGAAGAGGGCATCAGGCAATTGCCTGAGATTTTGCAAATGCTAGCAAAGGGTGAAAAGACTGATGCTTTCGCTCTAGCCACCACTTGTGTTTCACTGGGGATGGAAACTGCTGTCGTTGCTATTCAAAAATGGACTTACGATTTACTTTCATGCAAATTAACAGATCAAGTACGCTACCATGGTAGCCATCGCACAGCTTTGCAAGCCCTAGCCAAAAGCGTAAACTTGGGCTTACTGCTTGATTTCAACAAAAAGATGGATGAAGCACGTAAAGCAGCTAATCATCCGTTGAATAGCGAGTTACAGCTTGAAAGTATTTTTTTGCTATACACTCAATTATTTTCAACGCAACCACTTTTGAATAAGGCTAGGCATTGAGCACAGAACCGTTACCAATCGAAGCCGCTGCAAATTTAGCACCAAGCGCCCCCAAGCCTGGTGTATTGTCGCTGGCGATTAAAGAAAAAGCGGCTTTGTTTTCAGCCTATATGCCATTTATCAAAGGTGGTGGTTTGTTTATTCCTACCAATAAACCCTACAAAATCGGCGATGAAGTTTTCATGTTGCTAAGCTTGATTGAAGAGCCTACCAAGCTTAAAGTGGTTGGCCATGTCATCTGGATTACACCTGTCACGCAGGGTAATCGTCCGCAGGGCATTGGCGTTCAGTTCAGCGAAAAAGATGGTGGGACAGAAGCACGTAACAAAATCGAATCATTGCTCGGCGGCGCGCTCAAATCAACGCGCCCCACGCACACCATGTAATTTTAATTCGCCCGAGTATTTATATTCGGCAAATATAGGCAACAACATGCTGGTCGATTCACACTGCCATATTAATTTCCCTGAACTTGCCAATAATATGGATGCTTTGAGGCTATCCATGACTGAAAATAGCGTGGATTACGCGCTGTGCGTTTCAGTGACCTTGCAAGATTTCCCGCAAGTATTAAATGTTGCAGAGAGTTACCCGAATTTTTTTGCTTCTGTCGGAGTACATCCCGATTATGAAGATATGCCCTTAGTCACAGTAGATGAGTTAGTACATTTAGCTCAACATCCAAAGGTGATTGCGATTGGTGAAACTGGTCTTGATTATTTCAGGTTAACAGGCGATCTTGAATGGCAGCGCGAACGATTCCGCACCCATATCCGTGCGGCAATCCAGGCGCAAAAACCGTTGATCATCCATACACGTTCTGCGGCTGAAGATACGTTGCGTATCATGCAAGAAGAGCAGGTGGAGCAAATTGGCGGTGTGATGCACTGCTTTACTGAATCGCTGGATGTAGCAGAGCGCGCCATTGATCTTGGCTTTTATATCTCATTCTCAGGCATTGTAACTTTCAAAAATGCATTGGCTCTGAAAGACGTGGCCAAACATGTGCCGCTTGACCGCATGCTGGTAGAAACAGACTCCCCTTATCTGGCGCCTATGCCGTTTCGCGGGAAAATGAATCAACCTGCTTATGTGAAATATGTCGCTGAAGAAATCGCAAAATTACGTGGTATCGCATTTGAAGATGTGGCCAAGGCAACCAGTGAAAACTTCTTCCAGCTATTCAAGGCTGCAAAGCAGCTTAATTAAATCCAGATTAAATGCAGCTCACTATCTTAGGCGCTGGTTCAAGTGCGGGCACACCGGTTATAGGCTGTGGCTGCCTGACCTGCCTGTCTGATAATCCCAAAAACAAACGCACTCGCTGCTCATCGGCAATCACCATGCCCAATGGTGAAGTCATATTGATTGATACAGGCCCTGATTTACGCACGCAGGCACTACGTGAAAACTTGACGCGAGTTGATGCCGTGCTCTACACACATACGCACGCAGACCATCTACATGGCATTGATGATCTGCGTGCATTCTGCCAATTGCAAAAAAAGCAAATCCCCTTGTATGGTAAGCAAGATACGCTTGCACATATTTTGGCTAAATTTGGTTACACCATCCGTGATCCTGGCGATTTCTGGGAGCTGCCTGTACTGAGCTTGAACGAAATTGATCAAGCTTTTGAGCTGTTTGGCGTAACGATTACGCCTATACCAGTTAAGCATGGTCGTAGTGATATATTGGGCTATCGCCTAGGCAACATGGCGTATTTGACTGATGTTTCTGAAATCCCAGAATCTTCTCTAGCCTTGTTAAACAATCTTGATCTGCTACTGCTGGATTGTCTGCGCTATACAACACACTTTACCCACATTCATTTGGAACAAAGTCTGGCCTATGCCAGTCTTATCAAAGCAAAACAAAACTATCTGATTCATATGACCCACGATATTGAATACGAAGCTTTGTCTAGTGAGCTCCCCAATAACGTTCATGTAGGGTTTGATGGTCTTACGCTTGAGTTTTGAATAAGGAATCTTCTCCCAAGCGCTGATAGCTTAAAAGTGAGATAATCAACGGTTGTAAAAATGATTAAATTTTGAGGAAAAGCGAAAATCATGATTCAAATTAAAAAAACAACGATGTTCATGTTAATGATTGCATTTGTGGCAACGGCATTCCCTGCTTTTGCAGCAGATAATGCATCGAAGTCAGCCACTTATAACGAAGACCAGTTTTTAAATGCCTTCAGCGGTAAATCACGCAAGGTAATACTAGAAAAGCTGGGAACCCCCACCAAGAAAGAGCAATCAGTTAAGCCTTCTAATGCTATGAACGTGATTGGCCCCAAGATTGCCGCTGGTGATGCGGATACGCAAAAACCAGTCAATGTGGAAATGTGGTACTACAATGACTTAGTGCACTACGAACCTAAGAAAAAATACAAAACCACAGAGCTGACTTTTGTAAATGATCGATGCATGAATATTGCATTCTTCAACAATAAGTAATCATTACCATAATAAAAAAGCCGAACTCGATGTTCGGCTTTTTTATTATGTGCTTTAGCCTCATGAAAGTTTGGGCTGGCTTTCAGTATTAGTTACCCAGAAAATGCTGTCTCGTCTGAAAATATCTCAACCAGCGCATCGAACACTAGGCGAATCCTGTTCGGAACTGGCCCACGCTGTGGCCTGTACACATATAAATACCATGGTTCAGGGGCAAACTCTTCAAGCACTTGCTCTAGCTGTCCTTTGCGCATAGGCTCTTCGGAGAATGGTGTGGCAATCTGGGCATACCCGATACCATTAACAGCAGCCTCCAGCTCAGCCTCTGAATCATTCACGATAAACACTGGGTGGCGAGGCATGAATTGATGGCCTTGCGAAAAATGCCACGGCCAGGCGCGTCCTGATGAAGTATCAAGCAAGGCAATCGTCGGTAGGTCATACAAGTCGGCGATGGTCTTTGGTCTACCATACCGCGCTATGCAATCCGCTGTTGCTACGGTATGTAAATAGACCCTGTTAGTAGCCCTGGCGACAAAGCTGCTGTCTCTTAGCAACCCGACACGTATGCCCACATCTATCTTCTCATCAACTACATCGGTGATCATATCCGAGAGTCGCAGATCCAGCCTGATATTAGGATATTGGGCACGAATTCTCGCCATTGCTGGCACTACAAATTTGCGCCCTATGCTGACAGGTGAAGTGATACGCACGATGCCAGATATGTCATCGTCGAGACTTTGATCGTTGGATTTGAATATCTCATCAATGTTATAGATAATCGAACGAGAGTCTTCCAGTAGTTTTTCGCCATATTCGGTAATGCGAATCTGCCTGGTATTGCGGTGAAACAAAAGCTCGCCCAGGCTATGTTCTAGCTCCTTGATAGCTCGAGTAACGGCTTGAGGAGATACGCCCATACGGGCAGCGGCCTCCTTAAAGCTTGAGCTCTCTGCTGCTGCACAGAATATACGGATCATTTCCAATTTATTGAGCATGAGTTAAGCGCTTCATTCATTGCGTGGTCGATAGCTTTATTATTCCACAAAATGGAATTCTAAAATCGATACTTATGTCTTTGAGGATTAATCTAAGTTATCCATACTTACTTAAATTCAAATGCATCACCACCAAAAAGGGAAGTGCCATGTATCAAGTCAAAGGTTATGCCGCACAGAACGCAAAAACAGCATTAGCACCTTATAGTTTTGAGCGGCGAGAAGTTGGCCCAACTGATATAAAAATCGAAATTTTTTATTGTGGTGTTTGCCACTCTGACTTGCACCAAGCCCGTGATGAATGGGCGGCGAGCACTTTCCCCATAGTGCCTGGGCATGAGATTGTCGGGCGTGTAACCCAGGTTGGTAGCGATGTTAAATCGTTCAAAGTGAATGACTTGGCTGGTGTTGGCTGCATGGTGGATTCCTGTGGTGTTTGCCCTGATTGCAACGATCATCAAGAGCAGTTCTGTAATGATTTTGTATTAACCTATAACGGCCACGACAAACACACAGGCAAGCCAACCTATGGTGGGTTTTCAAACTCCATCGTCGTTGATCAGCGCTTTGTTCTGCATATTTCAGACAAGCTTGATCTTGCCGCCGTTGCCCCATTGCTTTGCGCAGGCATCACTACCTATTCACCACTACGCCACTGGAAAATTGGTAAGGGCGATAAAGTAGGTGTAGTGGGTCTTGGCGGTTTAGGCCACATGGCGGTTAAATTCGCGCATGCCTTTGGTGCACATGTGGTCTTATTTACAACTTCAGCGGGCAAAGCAGAAGATGCAAAACGACTAGGGGCTGATGAAGTCGTCATCTCAAAAAATCCAGATGAAATGAATGCACATACCCTGAGTTTTGATTTCATCTTGAATACCGTAGCAGCCCCACACAATCTTGATCAATTCATGACCTTGCTGAAGCGTGATGGCACTATGTGTCTAGTTGGTGTGCCTGATAGCCCACACCCATCGCCTAATATTGCCAACCTGATATTCAAGCGTCGTTCACTGGCTGGATCATTGATTGGCGGCATTAAAGAAACACAGGAAATGCTGGATTTTTGTGCTGAACACAACATTACTTCGGATATTGAGATTATCCCGATGAGTGGCATCAATAATGCTTTTGAACGTATGTTGAAAAGCGATGTGCGCTATCGTTTTGTCATTGATATGGCGACTATTTAAGGCAACCCAATCATCCACGATGAAACATATCGCCGCCATTATTTTGGCAGCAGGCAGTGCCAAACGATTTGGCTCAAACAAATTGCTTGAGCCAATGACTTTAGACGAAAGTACAATGCCAATGTTGGCTCATTCGATCAAGCCCTGGTTGCAGGTGTTTGATCGAATTAATATAGTCGTCAATGTTAATAGTGATGCTTTACAAAAAGCGGTATGCCAAGCACTGCCAGAAGCCGTAAACCAACTTAGATGGCTGGTATGTGAAAATGCAAACGCTGGTATTGGTGTTAGCTTGGGTTATGGCGTGAGAGAGAGTGTTGAAGCTGATGGTTGGCTGATAGGATTAGGTGATATGCCATCTGTGCCTGCAGCAGCGATTCGCGAAGTAAAAGAAGCACTTATCAACGGCGCTATGCTTGCAGCGCCTTATTACCAGAAAAAACGCGGACACCCTGTTGGCCTGTCAGCATCATACGGCAATGAACTGCAGCAATTAGAGCATGACAGCGGCGCAAAAGAGATTTTAGCTAGGGACCATGAGTTAATTAGCCATGTGAACTCAGACCAGGCAGGCATTTGTATTGATATCGACACAAGCGAAGACTTGTATTCATATCAAAAGCATTTACATTCAAATTCAAAAATCACGCATTAAAAATAAAGGAAAACCATGATCACCTTAAAAGTTAACGGCAAAGAACACGAGCTTGATGTGACTGATGATATGCCTATCCTCTGGGCAATTCGCGATGTGGTTGGCATGACAGGCACAAAATTTGGCTGTGGCATGGCGCTTTGC
This genomic window from Methyloradius palustris contains:
- the tmk gene encoding dTMP kinase — its product is MSRHGKFITLEGMDGAGKSTHIPGIIQLLKARGIEVVSTREPGGTSLGEKLRELLLQEEMQPETEALLMFAARQEHLAQLILPALARGAYVVSDRFTDASFAYQAGGRGLAIEKLQTLEHWVQADLQPDLTLLFDVPVEVSIARLATARAPDKFERESADFFTRIRNAYLQRAAQYPERFAVINANRNIEDVWQSVHNVITTI
- the holB gene encoding DNA polymerase III subunit delta', whose product is MTPESLYPWQSALWQQLAASRNKLPHALLLKGQAGLGKMDFALALSQALLCETPKPDGHACGHCASCGWFLQGNHPDYRLLTPEQAADDEDAPAAKTTKTKKTQILINQVRELGSFFSLSSHRGSGLRVVLIHPAEALNDASANSLLKMLEEPPADVIFLLVSHQPQRLMATITSRCHKIDMPSPSHEEAVTWLTAQGIKEPTAVLDYAGGSPLAAKNSVEEGIRQLPEILQMLAKGEKTDAFALATTCVSLGMETAVVAIQKWTYDLLSCKLTDQVRYHGSHRTALQALAKSVNLGLLLDFNKKMDEARKAANHPLNSELQLESIFLLYTQLFSTQPLLNKARH
- a CDS encoding PilZ domain-containing protein; the encoded protein is MSTEPLPIEAAANLAPSAPKPGVLSLAIKEKAALFSAYMPFIKGGGLFIPTNKPYKIGDEVFMLLSLIEEPTKLKVVGHVIWITPVTQGNRPQGIGVQFSEKDGGTEARNKIESLLGGALKSTRPTHTM
- a CDS encoding TatD family hydrolase: MLVDSHCHINFPELANNMDALRLSMTENSVDYALCVSVTLQDFPQVLNVAESYPNFFASVGVHPDYEDMPLVTVDELVHLAQHPKVIAIGETGLDYFRLTGDLEWQRERFRTHIRAAIQAQKPLIIHTRSAAEDTLRIMQEEQVEQIGGVMHCFTESLDVAERAIDLGFYISFSGIVTFKNALALKDVAKHVPLDRMLVETDSPYLAPMPFRGKMNQPAYVKYVAEEIAKLRGIAFEDVAKATSENFFQLFKAAKQLN
- a CDS encoding MBL fold metallo-hydrolase, yielding MQLTILGAGSSAGTPVIGCGCLTCLSDNPKNKRTRCSSAITMPNGEVILIDTGPDLRTQALRENLTRVDAVLYTHTHADHLHGIDDLRAFCQLQKKQIPLYGKQDTLAHILAKFGYTIRDPGDFWELPVLSLNEIDQAFELFGVTITPIPVKHGRSDILGYRLGNMAYLTDVSEIPESSLALLNNLDLLLLDCLRYTTHFTHIHLEQSLAYASLIKAKQNYLIHMTHDIEYEALSSELPNNVHVGFDGLTLEF
- a CDS encoding LysR family transcriptional regulator, translating into MLNKLEMIRIFCAAAESSSFKEAAARMGVSPQAVTRAIKELEHSLGELLFHRNTRQIRITEYGEKLLEDSRSIIYNIDEIFKSNDQSLDDDISGIVRITSPVSIGRKFVVPAMARIRAQYPNIRLDLRLSDMITDVVDEKIDVGIRVGLLRDSSFVARATNRVYLHTVATADCIARYGRPKTIADLYDLPTIALLDTSSGRAWPWHFSQGHQFMPRHPVFIVNDSEAELEAAVNGIGYAQIATPFSEEPMRKGQLEQVLEEFAPEPWYLYVYRPQRGPVPNRIRLVFDALVEIFSDETAFSG
- a CDS encoding NAD(P)-dependent alcohol dehydrogenase, giving the protein MYQVKGYAAQNAKTALAPYSFERREVGPTDIKIEIFYCGVCHSDLHQARDEWAASTFPIVPGHEIVGRVTQVGSDVKSFKVNDLAGVGCMVDSCGVCPDCNDHQEQFCNDFVLTYNGHDKHTGKPTYGGFSNSIVVDQRFVLHISDKLDLAAVAPLLCAGITTYSPLRHWKIGKGDKVGVVGLGGLGHMAVKFAHAFGAHVVLFTTSAGKAEDAKRLGADEVVISKNPDEMNAHTLSFDFILNTVAAPHNLDQFMTLLKRDGTMCLVGVPDSPHPSPNIANLIFKRRSLAGSLIGGIKETQEMLDFCAEHNITSDIEIIPMSGINNAFERMLKSDVRYRFVIDMATI
- a CDS encoding nucleotidyltransferase family protein, with protein sequence MKHIAAIILAAGSAKRFGSNKLLEPMTLDESTMPMLAHSIKPWLQVFDRINIVVNVNSDALQKAVCQALPEAVNQLRWLVCENANAGIGVSLGYGVRESVEADGWLIGLGDMPSVPAAAIREVKEALINGAMLAAPYYQKKRGHPVGLSASYGNELQQLEHDSGAKEILARDHELISHVNSDQAGICIDIDTSEDLYSYQKHLHSNSKITH